One Gemmatimonas sp. UBA7669 genomic window carries:
- a CDS encoding chemotaxis protein CheW produces MSSASTNSRTARPAELPHDHSDDETRPEWLVVRVSGIRRGIPIAQVREVLRAQGLRRVPGTPPVHAGIVNVRGAIVTVLDAGCHTDGMDVAAASAGPRAVSAGSIVLLAYGTRPIGIAVDSVDGVSEVEADNADHPRAIQPFDAVAWCARHLHSAEERER; encoded by the coding sequence ATGTCTTCGGCTTCTACCAACTCCAGGACGGCCAGACCGGCTGAACTGCCTCACGACCACTCGGATGACGAAACACGTCCGGAGTGGTTGGTGGTGCGTGTGAGCGGGATCCGGCGCGGCATTCCCATCGCGCAGGTGCGCGAAGTCTTGCGGGCGCAGGGCCTTCGCCGCGTGCCGGGGACGCCGCCGGTGCACGCCGGCATCGTGAATGTGCGCGGGGCCATCGTCACCGTCCTGGACGCCGGCTGTCACACAGACGGCATGGATGTGGCCGCCGCATCTGCCGGTCCCCGTGCCGTCTCGGCCGGTTCAATCGTCCTGCTCGCGTATGGCACCCGGCCGATCGGGATTGCCGTGGACAGCGTGGACGGTGTGTCGGAGGTGGAGGCGGACAACGCCGATCACCCGCGCGCCATTCAGCCGTTCGACGCCGTGGCCTGGTGCGCGCGGCATCTGCATTCAGCCGAGGAGAGGGAACGGTGA
- the lspA gene encoding signal peptidase II, with protein MKPNPRAAAASAVLNDAPVASTTLRFWLIVAVCVAADFVTKALAVEHLVPRHMPHRIIGDVVRFTLAYNPGAAFGMHLGPGSRWIFAVLSVVIVVVLLRATADLTRMSRLAAFGVPVVVGGAIGNLLDRVRLREGVVDFIDIGVGTVRFWTFNVADTCVTIGAVCLVIALWQQDIAQQDVGQQGVGPQGVGPQGIAERGSAPSPSAEAGDAGHGQS; from the coding sequence GTGAAGCCGAATCCCCGTGCTGCCGCCGCGTCGGCGGTGTTGAACGACGCGCCCGTGGCATCGACCACGCTGCGCTTCTGGCTCATCGTGGCTGTCTGTGTGGCGGCGGACTTCGTCACCAAGGCGCTGGCCGTCGAGCATCTGGTGCCACGGCACATGCCGCACCGCATTATCGGCGATGTGGTGCGCTTCACGCTGGCCTACAATCCGGGGGCTGCCTTCGGCATGCACCTCGGTCCCGGCTCGCGCTGGATTTTTGCGGTCTTGAGTGTGGTGATCGTCGTGGTGCTGCTGCGTGCCACGGCCGACCTCACACGCATGTCGCGGCTGGCGGCGTTTGGTGTACCGGTGGTGGTGGGTGGAGCAATCGGCAACCTGCTCGATCGTGTGCGACTGCGTGAGGGCGTCGTGGACTTCATCGACATCGGCGTCGGCACGGTGCGCTTCTGGACCTTCAATGTGGCCGACACCTGTGTGACCATCGGCGCTGTCTGTCTGGTGATTGCGCTGTGGCAACAGGACATCGCGCAGCAGGACGTGGGGCAGCAAGGCGTGGGGCCGCAAGGCGTGGGGCCGCAGGGCATCGCCGAACGGGGGAGTGCACCGTCGCCGTCCGCTGAAGCCGGTGACGCTGGCCATGGCCAGTCCTGA
- a CDS encoding response regulator — MSRTVLICDDAIFMRTMVGDILTQAGFQIVGEAETGVQAVEKYKHLRPDLVTMDIVMPDMGGIDAVREITKHDPAARILMCSAMGQQALVVEAIQAGAKDFVVKPFQPSRVLEAVNRVLAA, encoded by the coding sequence GTGAGCCGCACGGTACTCATCTGCGACGACGCGATTTTCATGCGCACGATGGTGGGAGACATTCTCACGCAGGCGGGCTTCCAGATTGTCGGGGAAGCGGAGACCGGCGTGCAGGCGGTGGAGAAGTACAAGCACCTCCGCCCCGACCTCGTCACCATGGACATTGTCATGCCGGACATGGGCGGCATCGATGCCGTGCGGGAAATCACGAAGCATGATCCGGCCGCGCGCATTCTCATGTGCAGCGCGATGGGACAGCAGGCGCTGGTGGTGGAAGCCATTCAGGCCGGCGCCAAGGATTTTGTGGTCAAGCCGTTTCAGCCCAGTCGGGTGCTGGAAGCGGTGAATCGCGTCCTCGCGGCCTGA
- a CDS encoding RluA family pseudouridine synthase gives MASPDSPTGSAAQALARRFAFVVEQAGERLDLLVARHGDLSRTQAATLIATDHVVVNGRHEKASYRGEVGDRVEVTVPPPPGRDIVPEQIPLDIVFEDDHLLVVDKPAGMVVHPAPGNWTGTLVNALMGRGEPLAEGGGEDRAGLVHRLDKDTSGLLVVAKTDASHRVLSSALAARRVTRRYVAVCWGHLHADTLTVDQPLARDPRDRTRMAIVQGGKAARTDFVRLARFDSVDLLRAHLHSGRTHQIRVHLASVGHPVIGDDTYGGGGGRKLAALPPRRHFLHAAWLRFVHPVSGEVVDLRSPLPPDLRQSLAVLSGMPELASTHDPLDVFGFYQLQDGQTG, from the coding sequence ATGGCCAGTCCTGATTCGCCGACGGGTTCAGCCGCACAAGCGCTCGCGCGTCGATTCGCGTTTGTGGTGGAGCAGGCGGGCGAGCGACTCGACCTGCTGGTGGCGCGGCATGGGGATCTCTCGCGCACGCAGGCGGCCACGCTCATTGCGACGGATCACGTCGTGGTGAATGGGCGGCACGAGAAGGCGTCGTACCGCGGTGAGGTGGGTGACCGCGTGGAAGTCACCGTGCCGCCCCCTCCGGGCCGTGACATCGTGCCGGAGCAGATCCCGCTCGACATCGTATTTGAGGATGATCACCTGTTGGTGGTGGACAAGCCCGCCGGCATGGTGGTGCATCCGGCGCCGGGCAACTGGACCGGCACGCTGGTGAATGCGCTCATGGGCCGCGGTGAGCCGCTGGCCGAGGGCGGCGGCGAAGATCGGGCGGGCCTCGTGCACCGTCTCGACAAGGACACCTCGGGCCTTCTCGTGGTGGCCAAGACCGACGCGTCGCACCGCGTACTCAGTTCGGCGCTGGCGGCCCGTCGCGTCACCCGTCGCTACGTGGCCGTGTGTTGGGGGCACCTGCATGCGGACACCCTGACGGTGGACCAGCCGCTGGCGCGCGATCCGCGAGACCGAACGCGCATGGCAATCGTCCAAGGGGGCAAGGCGGCACGCACCGACTTTGTGCGGCTGGCCCGCTTCGACAGTGTGGACCTGCTGCGTGCGCACCTGCACTCGGGACGCACGCATCAGATTCGTGTGCATCTGGCGAGTGTGGGGCATCCGGTGATCGGTGATGACACCTACGGCGGAGGCGGCGGGCGCAAGCTGGCCGCCCTGCCGCCACGGCGTCATTTCCTGCATGCTGCCTGGTTGCGCTTCGTGCATCCGGTCTCGGGTGAGGTGGTCGACTTGCGCTCGCCCCTTCCGCCCGATCTCCGCCAGTCGCTGGCGGTGTTGAGCGGCATGCCGGAGCTCGCGTCCACTCACGACCCGCTCGATGTCTTCGGCTTCTACCAACTCCAGGACGGCCAGACCGGCTGA